From Rhodamnia argentea isolate NSW1041297 chromosome 10, ASM2092103v1, whole genome shotgun sequence, a single genomic window includes:
- the LOC115739096 gene encoding protein NTM1-like 9 isoform X5 has product MELCVESSLVDPPVGFQFRPTDEELVNHYLKLKVLGNKAVEQMSPEVDVHQLPPWDLPGKINELSWTKSDGDEWFFFYHLQNKYPQSKRSRRTNDYGSWKPTGKTHEIRTQDKRKILGLKKILVFKNGQSPKNGPTKWVLHEYHLNTDLMDNVLNDQSDVVLYCLKKKPYKEGKEIQRLRRPTQVSLLCLKKAAEAALTRLMKSTAQVSLLCLTRATEVSVTPPMKSITHVAPMH; this is encoded by the exons ATGGAACTTTG TGTAGAAAGTTCATTAGTCGATCCACCAGTGGGATTTCAATTCAGACCAACAGATGAGGAACTTGTCAATCATTACTTGAAGTTGAAGGTTCTTGGCAACAAAGCAGTTGAACAGATGAGTCCCGAGGTTGATGTCCATCAATTGCCACCTTGGGATTTACCCGGCAAGATAAATG AATTATCATGGACAAAGTCAGATGGTGACGAATGGTTCTTCTTCTACCATCTGCAAAATAAGTACCCTCAAAGTAAACGGTCCAGAAGGACAAATGATTATGGCTCTTGGAAGCCAACCGGCAAAACTCACGAAATCAGGACACAAGACAAAAGGAAGATATTAggtttgaagaaaattttggttttcaaAAACGGTCAAAGTCCCAAAAATGGCCCCACCAAATGGGTACTACATGAGTATCACCTGAATACTGATCTTATGGACAACGTCCTCAATGACCAG AGTGATGTCGTTCTTTACTGCTTGAAGAAAAAACCTTATAAGGAGGGTAAGGAAATTCAAAGACTCAGGAGACCAACACAGGTATCTCTATTATGCCTCAAGAAGGCAGCAGAAGCAGCCCTAACACGCTTGATGAAGTCAACAGCACAAGTATCTCTATTATGCCTCACGAGGGCGACGGAAGTTTCTGTAACACCCCCGATGAAGTCCATAACACATGTTGCTCCAATGCATTAG